GGCCAGGTGTATGCCTCGTACCAGGCGCGCTTCGAAGACCACATCGTGCGGGCCCTGGTGCGGGCCGATGGTGGCCGCGGCGACGTGGTGCTGACGTACCCCGACAAGCTGGCCATCTGGCAAGACCTGCTGGACGGCAAGGTGGCCGCCACCTGGATTTTCCAGGGCTGGGAGGGAGCCCTGGCCCAGCGCGGCGGCGTGGCCCTGCACACGTTTGCCCTGGCCGACTACGGCATCCCGTACGGCTACACGCCCGTCCTGGTCAGCACCGATGCCCTTATCGAAACGCGGCGCGGGGCCCTGCAACGCTTCCTGGCCGCCACGGAAGCCGGCTACCAGTTGGCCGCCCGCGACGCCGCCGGGGCCGCCCGGCTGCTTGAGCAAACCGGCCTGCCCGCCTTCGCCGACGCGGCCTTCACCGAAACGTCGCTCACCTTATTACAGCCCCATTTCCTAAACGAAGCCGGCCAGTGGGGCAAGATGGAGGAGGGCAAGTGGGCCGCGTTCGTGAATTGGCTGGCCGCCAACGACCTGCTCCAGCCCACCCCGCTAACCGCGCCCCACGCCTTGTTCGCCAACCTGTAGCGCAGGCAAAACCTGTGGTGCCCACAGCTTTAAAGATTGCTTAGACTAATAGAAACGGTCATGCTCATCTGGTGTCCGCGTAGCCGAAGTATCTCTACTGCGCAAGTAAATAATTACTGCTGTGGGAGGGATGCTTCGACTACGCGGACACCAGATGAGCATGACCGTTGCTGTAATTTCCTTACAAGCCGGGGCCCTACAGGTCGTAGCTGAAGGTGATTTGCTTGTCCACGTCGGGGTGCAGGCTCAGGGCCACGGGGCAGGTGCGGGCGGTGCGCTCCATCAGGGCCCGGTCGGCGGCGGCGAGGGCGGTGGGCAGGCGCAGGGCCACCTCGATGCGCGCGATGCGGCGCGGCGCCTCGGTGCTCATGTGCTTGGTGGTGGCGTAGGTGCTGCCGGCCAGGTCAAGCTGGTGGCGGTCGGCCACGATGCCCATGGTGGTGACGATGCACGAGGCCAGGGCCACGCACACCAGGTCGGTGGGCGAAAAGGCTTCGCCCTTGCCGTGGTTGTCAACGGGCGCGTCGGTGTGGATGATGGTGCCCGAGGCCACGTGGGTGGCTTCGGTGCGCAGGTGGCCGAGGTAATGGGCGGTAGCGGTGGGCATTGCGTGTATCTTTACGAATGGAACGGGAGCGGGGCCAGGGGCCGCGCAAAGGTAGCCCGCCCGTCGAACCCAACCGGCCGCGCGCGGGTTCTGGGGGCCATTCTCTCTCATCTGTTTGCGTCTAACTTCGTTGCGTATGTTGTGTGTTCGCCGCTTCCTTCCCGGCTTGGTGCTGGCCGGGGCCCTGCCGCTGGCCGCCCGGGCCCAAGACCTGCCCGCGCTGACCAGGCCTGCCCCGCGCCCGGCAGCCCCGGCGCCTAGCAACCGCTCCGCGGCCGGGGCCCCCGCCAACGGGCGCGCGCCCCTGGCCACGGCCGCGCCGTCCGACGAGCAGTCGTACCGCAAAGAATTCGTTTACGGCATCAACTTCAACACCCAGGGCGGCCTTATTGGGGGCGTGTCCATCCGCTCGGCCCGGGTGCTCGACGACCGGTGGCTGCGCTTCTGGAGCCTGGAGGGCGTGTCGCTGAAAAACCAAAAGGAGGAGCGCGTCAGCAATAACTCCACCGGGGGCAGCTTCATCTACCACAAAACCAACTACGCGTTTGCCCTGCGCCCGTCATTCGGCGTGCAGCGCATCCTGTTCCGCAAGGCGGCCGACGCCGGCGTGCAGGTGAACGCGCTGCTGAGCGCGGGGCCCTCCATCGGCATCCTGATGCCCTACTACATCAGCTACGATTACACGGCGGCCCAAACGGGGCGCTTCAGCAGCAGCGACGACATCCGCGACGAGCAGTACGACCCCGCCATCCACGTGCAGGAGGGCGCCATTGTGGACCATGCGCCGTTTTTTAGCGGCATCGCCAAAACCCAGCTCGTGGCCGGGGCCCACCTGCGCGGGGCCCTCAGCTTCGAGTACGGGCGCTACCGCGACGCCGTGGCGGGCCTCGAAGCCGGCTTCCTGGTCGAGAGCTACGCCAAGCGCCTGCTCATCCTCAGCCCCGGCAACCAAGGCGACGCCGCCCTCATCAACAACAAGTTTTTCCCGTCGGTGTACCTCACCTTGTACATCGGCCACCGCAGCTAGACGCAGTGGGCAGGTATCAGTTAACAGCCATGTTAACGCCCAATACCCAATGGGTTGACCTTGCCCCACGCGCTGGTAGTCGAAACTGCTCACTGCTCACTGACCCTGTTAATTGCCATAATGATTGACCTGCCCATCCTCAACCAGCCCGAAACGGCCGCCCCGGCCCGCCCCCGCAAGCCCGACTGGCTGCGCGTGAAGCTGCCCGTGGGCCCCGAGTACGCCGCCGTGCGCAAGCTCGTCGACGAGCATAAGCTGCACACCATTTGCGAGAGCGGCAACTGCCCTAACATGGGCGAGTGCTGGGGCGCCGGCACCGCTACGTTCATGATTCTGGGCAACATTTGCACACGCTCGTGCTCGTTTTGCGCCGTGGCCACCGGCCGCCCCACCGAGCTGGACCTCGACGAGCCTCGCCGCGTGGCCGAGGCCATTGCCCTGATGAAGGTGAAGCACGCCGTGCTTACCAGCGTGAACCGCGACGAGCTCAAGGACCGCGGTGCCAGCGTGTGGCGCGAAACCGTGGTGCTCACCAAGCAGCTCTCGCCCAGCACCACCATCGAAACCCTCATCCCCGACGTGAAAGCCAATTGGGACGCCCTAGAAACCATGATTTCGGGCGGCCAAGAAGTGATTTCGCACAACGTGGAAACCGTGGGCAGCCTCTACCGCCTGGTGCGCCCGCAGGCCAAGTACGACCGCTCGCTGGAGCAAATCCGCCGCACGAAGCTGGCCGGGCACCGCACCAAGTCGGGCATCATGCTGGGCCTGGGCGAGCAGCCCGACGAGCTGTACCAAGCCATGGACGACCTCGTGGCCAACGGCCTCGACATTCTCACCCTCGGCCAGTACCTGCAGCCCACCAAGCGCCACCTGGCCGTGGCCGAGTTCATCACCCCCGACCAATTTGCCCACTACCGCGAAGAAGGCCTCAAGCGCGGCCTGAAGTACGTGGAAAGCGGCCCCCTGGTACGCAGCTCCTACCACGCCGAGCGCCACGTGAACGTACCGGTGTAAGTTGGGCCCCGGGCCTTAGCGGCCAGCGTAGTTCGTTGAATAAGAAAGGGCCCCTTCCAACGCGGAAGGGGCCCTTTGGCTTCTGCTCAGAACACGCCGTACCGGCTTAGCGGCGGGTGTTGGTCTCGTTGGGTGGGTAGGTGCCCAGGATGCCGGTCACGATGCGCGTGGCCTCGTCCTGCGAGATGTTGTTCTGGTTGAGGGCGGCCATGCCGGTACCGCGCCAGGCCAGCTCCTTGCGGCGGGCGTCCACGATGTCGATGATGACGGTGCCGGCTTTGTACTGCGTCACGGGTGCGTAGCCGCGGCCGTAGCCGCCGTACCCGTACCCGTAGCCATAGGGGTAGCCTAGCCCGTTGTAGTAGGGCGACGTTTGCTGCTGGTTCTCCACGCGGGCGCTGTAGGCCACGAACACGTCGGGGGCCTGGCCCTGCGCCACTTCGGTCAAGCCCTTGGCGGTCAAATCGGCCGCCACGGCTGCGCGAATGCGCTGGTCAACAAACGACTCGTAGCCCTTGGCGGGGCCCCCCTGGGTATCGGCCTGCTGCTTGGGGTACCAAGACCAGGTTTTGTAGGCGCTGAAGTTGACGGCGTGGTCAAAGTCATTGGACACGCCCACGTGCGACGTGGTGCAGGCGGCGGTGCCCAGGAGCAGCGCCAAACCCGTGGCAACCAAAGCTACCGGGCGGGCAAAAAAGCGGGAATTGGGTTTCATAACAAGGGAAGAAAAAGTGGGGCGCCGGTTTGCCCGGCGGGGCGCCGCAGCGGTGCTTGCGTGCTGAGTAGTTAACGAAAAACTGGGGCCCCGCGTTCCGATTTGGTGCAGGCTTCTCGACGGCTGGGAAGTGCTAATCGCCAGCGGCTTGCTGCGCAACGACGAAAGCCCGGCCCTAGTATTGGCCGGCCGGCTGAGGACCCACGAACTGCCCAAAATGACGGTGCGCCCGGGGCCCTGGCTACCTAAGCCTGCCCATCATTATGCCCAACGATAAGCTTTAGTAGAATAATGATGGTTTGATGGGCTTAATGGACAAAATCAAATGGATTAATCCTAAATTTCTTCTATCTTTCCAACTTCTTAATCACCCTATCTTTTTAATCTTTATCTCCATGTCAAAAGTTTTATCCCTTTTATTAGTGGCTGCCGCGTTGGCTTCCTGCACCGCCGCCCGCGACGAGCGCCTGCGCACGACCAATGCCAGCCGCACCCCGCAGCCCCACACCACCATCGTGGACTGCCCCGTGTACGACGGCATGACCAAAACCTCGGCCGTGCTGGCGCAGTCGCCCACCGGCACCGAGGTGCAAGTCACCGACACCATCAGCGCCTACTTCGTGAAGGTGCGCCTCGACAAAGATGGCAAAACCACCACCGGCTACATGGACCGCCGCTGCTTCGGCGCGCGTGGCGACAAGTAGGTTTTGGTTCTAGTTGTTGGTTGCTCGTTGTTAGTTGTTCGGTTAATGGGGCCCTATTTGCACCTCGTACCTAATATAAAAAGGGCCGCTTCCATATTGGAAGCGGCCCTTTTTCCTAACAACTGACAACGAGCAACCGACAACTAAAAACTAGTACGAGGGACCCTTGTCGGCCTGTACCAGCTCCTCCTCGTGGTCGGCGTACTGTTCGATGGGCGTGCAGCTGCAAATCAGGTTGCGGTCGCCGTAAGCCGAGTCGATGCGGCTCACGCTGGGCCAGAACTTGTTGGCGCGCACCGATTCGAGCGGGTACACGGCCTGCTCGCGGGAGTAGGGGCGCGTCCAGTCGTGCACGAGCACGGTAGCGGCGGTGTGCGGGGCGTGCTTGAGGACGTTGTCCTTGGCATCGGCGCGGCCGGCTTCCACCTCGGCTATCTCCTTGCGGATGGCAATCATAGCGTCGCAGAAGCGGTCCAGCTCAGCCTTGCTCTCGCTCTCGGTGGGCTCCACCATCAGCGTGCCGGCCACCGGGAAGCTCACCGTGGGCGCGTGGAAACCGTAGTCCATCAAGCGCTTGGCAATGTCTTCTACCTCGATGCCGGCCTTTTTGAAGTGGCGGCAGTCCAGAATCATCTCGTGGGCGCAGCGGCCGTGGCTGCCGGTGTACAGCACCGGGTAGTGCGCTTCCAGGCGGGCCTTGATGTAATTGGCATTCAGGATGGCCAGCTCCGTGGCGCGCTGCAAGCCGTCGCCGCCCATCATTGAAATGTAGGCGTAGCTGATGGGCAAAATGCTGGCCGAGCCCCAGGGCGCGGCCGAAACCGCGCCGCTGCTGCGGCCTTCCACCGGCACCACGGCGTGGCCGGGCAGGTAGGGGGCCAGGTCGGCCACCACGCCGATGGGCCCCACGCCGGGGCCCCCGCCGCCGTGCGGGATGCAGAAGGTTTTGTGCAAGTTGAGGTGGCACACGTCGGCGCCGATGATGGCGGGCGAGGTGAGGCCCACCTGGGCGTTCATGTTGGCGCCGTCCATGTACACGCGGCCGCCGTGCTGGTGAATCAGTTCGCAGATTTCAATAATGGTTTCCTCGTACACGCCGTGCGTGCTGGGGTAGGTCACCATCAGGCAGCTCAGCTTGTCGGCGTACTTATCGGCTTGGGCCTTTAGGTCGGCCACGTCGATGTTGCCGTCCTCGGTGCTCTTCACTACTACCACTTGCATGCCGGCCATCACGGCCGAGGCGGGATTGGTGCCGTGGGCCGAGGCCGGAATCAGGGCCACGTTGCGGTGGTGGTCGCCGCGGGCTTCGTGGTAGCCGCGGATGGCCAGCAGGCCGGCGTACTCGCCCTGGGCCCCCGAGTTGGGCTGGAGGCTGACGGCGGCAAAGCCGGTCACCTCGCACAGCCACGTTTGCAGGTCGCTGAAAATTTGGGCGTAGCCTTTGGCTTGCTCCACGGGGGCGAAGGGGTGCAGGCCCCCAATTTCGGCCCAGGTCACCGGAATCATTTCGGCGGTGGCATTCAGCTTCATCGTGCACGAGCCCAGGGCAATCATGCTGTGGGCCAGGCTCAGGTCCTTGTTTTCGAGCTGCTTCATGTAGCGCAGCAGCTCGTGCTCGGCGTGGTGCGTGTTGAAGACCGGGTGCGTCAGGTACTCGCTGGTGCGGGCCAGGCCGGCGGGGGCCAGCAGCTCCACTTCTTCGAGCGGCGCGGGCTTGTCCGTCTCCTTGCCCAGCACCTTGCCGAACACGTCGAGGATGTCGGCCACGTCGTGCAGCTCGGTGTTTTGGTTGAGCGAAAGGCCCACCCGCACCTCGCCGAAGTAGCGGAAGTTGAGGCCCCGGGCCTCGGCTTCCTGGCGCACGGCCTGCTGCATTTCGGCGCTTTCCAGGCGCAAGTTCAGCGTGTCGAAGTAAAATTCGTTGGTTTGCTCCACGCCCAGCGTGTGCAGGCCGGCGGCCAGGGTTTGGGCCAGGGCGTGGGTGTTGACGGCGAACTGCCGCAGCCGCTGGGGCCCGTGGTACACGGCGTACATGCCGGCGAGTACGCTCAGCAGCACCTGCGCGGTGCAGATGTTACTCGTGGCTTTTTCGCGGCGGATGTGCTGCTCGCGGGTTTGCAGGGCCATGCGGTAGGCCTTGTTGCCGGCCGCGTCGATGCTCTGGCCAATCAGACGGCCGGGGATGACGCGCTTGAACTGGTCTTTGCACGAGAAGAAGCCCGCGTGGGGGCCCCCGTAGCCCATCGGCACGCCAAAGCGTTGCGAGTTGCCCACGCACACATCAGCTCCCAGCTCGCCGGGCGAAGTAAGCAGCGTGAGGGCCAGCAAGTCGGCTGCCATCACCACGAACACGTCGTGCTGGTGGGCCCCGGCAATGAAGTCTTTGTAGTCAAAAATCTCGCCGTCGGCACCCGGGTACTGCACCATGGCGCCGAAGAAATCGGGGCCCCCGAGGTCGGCCTCGCGGTGGTCGCCGATGACCAGCTCGATGCCCACCGGCGTGGCGCGGGTGCGCAGCAGGTCGAGGGTTTGGGGCAGCACCTGCTCCGAGACGAAGTATTTGTAAGCGCCTTTTTTCTTCGTCTGTGAGTGCAGCATGTGCATGGCCTCGGCGGCGGCGGTGCCCTCGTCGAGCAGGCTGGCGTTGGCAATTTCGAGGCCCGTGAGGTCAATCACCATCGTTTGGTAATTGATGAGGGCTTCGAGGCGGCCCTGGGCAATTTCGGCTTGGTAGGGCGTGTAGGCGGTGTACCAACCGGGGTTTTCGAGGATGTTGCGCTGGATGACCGGCGGCAGCGTGGTGTCGTGGTAGCCCAGGCCGATGTAGCTCTTGAACACCTGGTTCTGGCTGGCAATCTGCTTGAATTTTGCCAAAAAAGCCCGCTCGCTGAGGGCGGCGGGTAAATCCAAGGCCCGGGGCAGGCGGATGGCGGGCGGCACGGTTTCGTCGATGAGCTGGGCCACGCTGGCCACCCCGATGGTGCGGAGCATGGCTGCCTGGTCGGCGGCGCTGGGGGCGTTGTGGCGGGCTTCAAAAACGTCGGCGGGCTGGGGTTTCAGCGGCATCGGTAGGGGCATGAAGTGGGGGTGGCGGGGCGTAAAGTCCTACAACAAAGGTAGGGGCGAAACGTCCCGGCCGGGGCCTAAATCGGTAGCTTTGTCCGACCGCCCCACCCATTTTTCCGCCGCTTTATGCTCAAAATTGGTCTGCTCTGCGAGGGCAAAACCCCGCCCGACCGCCGCGTACCCCTTACGCCCAAGAAGTGCGTGGAAGCCCAAAGCACGTTCCCCGGCCTGCAAATAATTGTGCAAAACAGCCCGCTGCGCAGCTACGCCGACCAGGAATACCGCGACCTGGGCATCGAGGTGCGCGAGGATATGGCCGGCTGCGACGTGCTGCTGGGCGTGAAGGAAGTGCCCGTGGCCCAGCTGCTGCCGTACCAAACGTACCTGTTCTTCTCGCACACCATCAAGGCGCAGCCGGCCAACCAGCAGCTCCTGCGCGCGGTGCTCGACCGTAGTATTAAACTTATTGACTACGAGCTGATTACCAATGAGCGCGGCGAGCGGGTGGTGGCCTTTGGGCGTTACGCCGGCATTGTGGGGGCCTACAACGGGCTGCTCACCTACGGCCGCAAGCACGGCCTGTTTGCCCTCAAGCCCGCTCACGAGTGCGTGGACATGGACGACATGCAGGAGGAATACTTCAAAGTCAAAGCGCTGCCGCCCATCAAGATAGCCGTGACCGGCACCGGCCGCGTGGCCCAGGGGGCCCTGGAAGTGCTCGACCGCGTGGGCATCCGGCGGGTGAGCGTGTACGACTACCTTTACCACGATTTCCGCGAGCCGGTGTACGCGCAGCTGTGCTCAGCCGACTACAACAGCCGCCGCGACGGCCGCGTCTGGGACACAACCGATTTCCACCGCCACCCGGAGGCTTACAAGTCCACCTTTGGCCTGTTCGCACCCGTCACCGACCTGCTGATTGCCTGCGCTTTCTGGCACCCGGCGGCCCCGCGCCTCTTCGAGCTGGCCGACGTTGGGGGCCCCAACTTCCGCATCAACACCATCGCCGATGTCACCTGCGACGTGAACGGTTCCATCCCCATCACGCAGCGCAGCACCAGCATCCCCGACCCCGCCTTCGACTACGACCCCACCACCGGGGTCCTGGCGCCGCCCTACTCGGGCCCCCAGAATATCACGGTGATGGCCGTGGACAACCTGCCCTGCGAGCTGCCCCGCAACGCCAGCCGCGACTTCGGCCGCCAGCTGCTCGACCATGTGTTCCCCCAGTTTTTCAACGGCGATGCCGGCGGCGTGCTGGCCCGCGCCACCATTGCCATGGAGGGGAAATTGACGGAGCGGTTCGGGTATCTGGCGGGGTACGCGGGCGCCGGCCGGTAACGCTAGGCGCTATCTTTACTAGGTACCAAAGACTTCGATAATGGCCGTTATCACCCAGCTTTCGCAGCTTGATCCGAACCAGTCTTATACCTACGCCGACTACTTAAGCTGGCGGTTCACTGAGTTTGTGGAGTTAGTGAAGGGCAAGTTGTTGCGGCCCATGGCGGGCCCCAGCCCCCGCCACCAGCAGTATTCCACCAACTTGGTGGCTGAAATACACCCTTTCCTGAAAGGCAAGGCCTGCCGGGTCTACGCCGCGCCTTTCGACGTGCGCCTGATCACGGGCGGCGGTAATGGCGACGAGGAAATCCGCACCGTGGTGCAGCCCGACATCTGCGTGGTGTGCGACTTGGGCAAAATTGACAGCCGCGGCTGCGTGGGGGCCCCCGATTGGATTATTGAAATCCTCTCGCCCGGCAACGCCGGCCACGACACCAAAACCAAGTTCGACCTCTACCAGGAAAGCGGGGTGCGCGAATACTGGATTGTGTTCCCCGGCATTAACACGGTGACGGCCTACGTGCTCGAAAACGAGCGATATGAACTGGCCGCCGAGTACGCTGCGCCGGGCCCCATGCCGGTGGCCACGCTGCCGGGACTGGCTTTGGAATGGGCCGACTTGTTCGACGATCTTTAGGGCCCCTAGCGTACCCGGTACAGCCTAGCGCCGAACAGGAAGATGAAGGCGTAGCAGATAATGGGCAGGTAATAGGCCGCGGCGATGTCGTGGTTGGCGATTTTGCCCATGAGGAAGGGGAAGAACGCGCCGCCGGCTACGGCCATCACCAGCACCGACGAGGCTTGCGGCGTCTGGGGCCCCAGGTCTTTGATGCCCAGGCTGAAAATGGTGGGGAACATGATGCTGAAGAAGAAGTTGATCAGCAGCAGGCAGACGAACGACGGCCAGCCCCAGCTTTGGGCCACTACCAGGCACATGGCGATGTTGGCCAAGGCAAAGGTGGCTAGTAGTTTGGGTGGGGCGATGAAGCGCATGAGGAAGGTGCCCACGAAGCGGCCGCTCATCATCAGCACCATGAACAGGGCGAAGTAGCTGGCGGCCACTTTGTCGGAAAAGTGCATTTTCTCAACCCCGTAGTTGATGAAAAACGCCCAGGTACCGCCCTGCGCCGCCACGTTGAGGAACTGCGCCACCCAGGCCCACACGAAGTGGCGGTGCCGCAGCAGGCCCTTGGCGGCCGGCGCCACCTCGGCCGTGCCCGAGTAAAAGCCGGCCTCGGTTTCGGCGGGCGCGGGGGCGGCGTGGGCGTTGGAGAGGGGCGGCACCCGCACGAAGAAAAACGCCACGGCGATGCCCAGGATAACGCTGCCGATGATGGTGTACATGGTTTTCACCGACGACAAGTCGCCGGTGACGTGCGCCGCGCTGCCGCCCAATATGAAGTAGCTGCCCAGCAGGGGCCCCACCACCGCCCCCAGGCCGTTGAAGGATTGGGCAAAGTTCAGGCGCTGGTCGCTGGTGCGTTGGTCGCCGAGGGCAGCCATGAAGGGGTGCGCCACGGCCTCCAGCGTGGCCAGCCCGCAGGCCAGCACGAACAGGGCCCCCCGGAAAAAGCCAAACGAGCTGGCGTTGGCCGCCGGCACGAACAGGAACGCGCCCACCGCGTACAGCCCTAGCCCCAGCAGTACGCCGTTCTTGTAGCCGAAGCGCTTCATAAACAAGCCCGCCGGGATGCCCATCACCGCGTAGGCCCCAAAAATGGAGAACTGCACCAGCCCCGAGTTGGCCTTGCTCACGTGCAACACGTTCTGGAAGTGCTTGTTGAGCACGTCGCCCATCGTAATGGCAATGGCCCAGAGCATGAACAGCGACGAGACAAAAATCAGCGTCGGCACGTACTTTTTCTCCGTGAAGGAGGCGGTCTGGGGCACGGTGGCTGCCGTGGCGGCTGGTTGCATAAGGGGAAGCTAAAGGGTTGATAGTTGGGGCCCCCGGGCTTTAGCGTGGACTCTGCGAGTCCGCGTCGCTGCCCGGTCGCTGCCCGATAATCGGCAGGACGAAGCGAGCAACGCGGACTCGCAGAGTCCACGCTACAGCTTATTCCACCGGGCGAGTGGCGACGGCGATTTTCGAATCGGCGGTACCGTAGTACAGAAACCAGGTGGACTTGTAGCGCGCTAGGCCTTCCAGAAACACTACTTGGTTCACCTGGCCGGTCTTCTCGTAGGGCTTGTCGGGGCGCATGAAGTTGGTGTTGGTGCGCTGGAGCAGCTTGGTGGGGTCGTTCTTGTCGAACAGGGCCTGGGCGGCGGTGTAGGTGCCCTCGGGCAGCGACTTGTCGCCGAACGAGGGCACGTTGCGGCTGTTGTAAATCAGGCGGATGCCTTGGTCGGTGAGCATGGCCGGGGGGCCCGATTCCACCAGGTCGCTGTCGAACTTGCCGGCGCGGGTGGGCAGCACCACCTTCAGGTTGGGCAGGGTAAGGGCTTGGTCGCGCAGCGGCACGGGCGGCTTCTCGCCGGGTGCCATTTCCAGCGGCGTCCAGTGGATGAGGTCGTCGGAGGTGGCCAACCAGATTTGGGCGTCGCCCCAGTACATCCAGTACTTGCCCTTGATTTTGGTGGCCACGATGCGCCCGTCGGGCTCGTAGCGCGACACGATGGAGCCCGATTTGCTCCACTTGCCCAGGTACTTGCCGCCGCCGGCCTGGGCAAAAGCGTTGCCGTACTTCGTCCAGTGCCGCAGGTCGGGCGAGGAGGCCACGTGCAGGCGGGCCAGTTTGCCGTCGTAGGCCGTGTAGGTCATGTAATAGGTGCCCTTGGCATCTTCCACCACGCGCGGGTCCTCGGTGCCGCCGGTTTCGTACTTCTTCTGGGCGTCGTTGGCGGGGTACAGTACGGGCTCGGGCTCGCGCGCGAAGTGGATGCCGTCGGTGCTGCTGGCCAGGCCCACGCGCGAGGCCTTGCCGAAGGTGGTGATTTTATTCTCGGCCCGGTACAGCATGTAAATCTTGCCGTCGCGCACCACCACAGCGGGGTTGAACACGTCTTTTTCCTCCCACAGCACTGTCTTTTTCAGAACGGGGTCGGTGAACTTGCCCACCGCGCTGGGGCCCAAAATGGGGTTGGCGCTGTCTACTTTTACGAAGTTTAGCAGGGCCCAGCTGCCGCCGCTGGCCGCGGCGGTGGTGTCGGCTGGGGCCCCGGCGCTGGGCGCGGTGGCCACCGCGGCGGTGTTAGGCGAGCCGTTGCAGCCGGCCAGCAGGGCCAGCGCGGCAACGCTGCCGATGAGGAAAGGAACGTGGCTGGGGGAAATACGCATGCGGGGAATGAAGTGAATGTTGAGGGCAATTGGCCTAGAATCTGCGAGTCCGGGGTACTATTGGATTTCTTTCCGAATAAAAAAACCATAAAATAGAACGTCATGCAGCGCGCAGCGAAGCATCTTTTCCGCGTAACTAATCATGATTAATGGCGCAGAAAAGGTGCTTCGCTGCGCTTTGCACGACGTTCTATCTTGTGCGATTTATGGCTGCGGCGCGGCTACAGCGATTTTTCGATGGTGTAGATGGACTGCACCTCCGCGTCGGTCAAGGCGCGGTTATAGAAGCGGATGTCATCCATCTGGCCTTTGAAGTAAGCGGGGCCGTAGTACTCGAAGTAGCCGGCCGCCTGGCCGCCGGTGGGCACGCTGTTGTAGATGCTCTTGGGCAGCTGCTGGCCGATGCACAGGGCCACGGCCTGCGGCACGGTCTTCAGGGGGCCCTTCACGTCGGTCCAGGTTTTTACCAGGGCCCCGTTGATGTAGAATTTCATGCTACCGTCGGTATACGACACGGTCACGTGCGTCCACACGTTCGTGGGCACAATGCCCGCCTCGTCGTCCTTGTCGGCAGTGGTCGCCGTGGTGGTGATGGTGAGGAAGGGCTTGCCGGCGCTCTGGAGCTGGAATTTGTAGCCCGTCCAGCGGTTCAGCGAGAGCAGGTAGTTGTTGTCATTGCCATCGAAGCGCTTACACCACAGGCTGATGGTGAGCGCCTGCGGGTTGAGCGCGGCCTGGTAGGGCACCTCGATGTAGGCCCCGTTGTTGAACTCGTAGGCCTGGCCGGCTTGGCCAAACCGGTCGGCCACCAGCACCGGCAGTGTGCCACCGTCGCCGGGCGCGGTGCCGGGGCCCGTGGGGCCCGAGCGCAGCGTGCCGTTGTTGGC
This genomic stretch from Hymenobacter sp. PAMC 26628 harbors:
- a CDS encoding ABC transporter substrate-binding protein, with product MEKITVALDWTPNTNHTGLFLAQQQGWYAAAGLDVALVSPETDNYATTPARQLTSGRADLAIASSETVLSYRTAATPVPVTAVAALLQHDTSAIATLASSGLARPAQLDGQVYASYQARFEDHIVRALVRADGGRGDVVLTYPDKLAIWQDLLDGKVAATWIFQGWEGALAQRGGVALHTFALADYGIPYGYTPVLVSTDALIETRRGALQRFLAATEAGYQLAARDAAGAARLLEQTGLPAFADAAFTETSLTLLQPHFLNEAGQWGKMEEGKWAAFVNWLAANDLLQPTPLTAPHALFANL
- a CDS encoding OsmC family protein, with amino-acid sequence MPTATAHYLGHLRTEATHVASGTIIHTDAPVDNHGKGEAFSPTDLVCVALASCIVTTMGIVADRHQLDLAGSTYATTKHMSTEAPRRIARIEVALRLPTALAAADRALMERTARTCPVALSLHPDVDKQITFSYDL
- the lipA gene encoding lipoyl synthase, yielding MIDLPILNQPETAAPARPRKPDWLRVKLPVGPEYAAVRKLVDEHKLHTICESGNCPNMGECWGAGTATFMILGNICTRSCSFCAVATGRPTELDLDEPRRVAEAIALMKVKHAVLTSVNRDELKDRGASVWRETVVLTKQLSPSTTIETLIPDVKANWDALETMISGGQEVISHNVETVGSLYRLVRPQAKYDRSLEQIRRTKLAGHRTKSGIMLGLGEQPDELYQAMDDLVANGLDILTLGQYLQPTKRHLAVAEFITPDQFAHYREEGLKRGLKYVESGPLVRSSYHAERHVNVPV
- a CDS encoding DUF4136 domain-containing protein, with amino-acid sequence MKPNSRFFARPVALVATGLALLLGTAACTTSHVGVSNDFDHAVNFSAYKTWSWYPKQQADTQGGPAKGYESFVDQRIRAAVAADLTAKGLTEVAQGQAPDVFVAYSARVENQQQTSPYYNGLGYPYGYGYGYGGYGRGYAPVTQYKAGTVIIDIVDARRKELAWRGTGMAALNQNNISQDEATRIVTGILGTYPPNETNTRR
- the gcvP gene encoding aminomethyl-transferring glycine dehydrogenase → MPLKPQPADVFEARHNAPSAADQAAMLRTIGVASVAQLIDETVPPAIRLPRALDLPAALSERAFLAKFKQIASQNQVFKSYIGLGYHDTTLPPVIQRNILENPGWYTAYTPYQAEIAQGRLEALINYQTMVIDLTGLEIANASLLDEGTAAAEAMHMLHSQTKKKGAYKYFVSEQVLPQTLDLLRTRATPVGIELVIGDHREADLGGPDFFGAMVQYPGADGEIFDYKDFIAGAHQHDVFVVMAADLLALTLLTSPGELGADVCVGNSQRFGVPMGYGGPHAGFFSCKDQFKRVIPGRLIGQSIDAAGNKAYRMALQTREQHIRREKATSNICTAQVLLSVLAGMYAVYHGPQRLRQFAVNTHALAQTLAAGLHTLGVEQTNEFYFDTLNLRLESAEMQQAVRQEAEARGLNFRYFGEVRVGLSLNQNTELHDVADILDVFGKVLGKETDKPAPLEEVELLAPAGLARTSEYLTHPVFNTHHAEHELLRYMKQLENKDLSLAHSMIALGSCTMKLNATAEMIPVTWAEIGGLHPFAPVEQAKGYAQIFSDLQTWLCEVTGFAAVSLQPNSGAQGEYAGLLAIRGYHEARGDHHRNVALIPASAHGTNPASAVMAGMQVVVVKSTEDGNIDVADLKAQADKYADKLSCLMVTYPSTHGVYEETIIEICELIHQHGGRVYMDGANMNAQVGLTSPAIIGADVCHLNLHKTFCIPHGGGGPGVGPIGVVADLAPYLPGHAVVPVEGRSSGAVSAAPWGSASILPISYAYISMMGGDGLQRATELAILNANYIKARLEAHYPVLYTGSHGRCAHEMILDCRHFKKAGIEVEDIAKRLMDYGFHAPTVSFPVAGTLMVEPTESESKAELDRFCDAMIAIRKEIAEVEAGRADAKDNVLKHAPHTAATVLVHDWTRPYSREQAVYPLESVRANKFWPSVSRIDSAYGDRNLICSCTPIEQYADHEEELVQADKGPSY
- a CDS encoding NAD(P)-dependent oxidoreductase, with protein sequence MLKIGLLCEGKTPPDRRVPLTPKKCVEAQSTFPGLQIIVQNSPLRSYADQEYRDLGIEVREDMAGCDVLLGVKEVPVAQLLPYQTYLFFSHTIKAQPANQQLLRAVLDRSIKLIDYELITNERGERVVAFGRYAGIVGAYNGLLTYGRKHGLFALKPAHECVDMDDMQEEYFKVKALPPIKIAVTGTGRVAQGALEVLDRVGIRRVSVYDYLYHDFREPVYAQLCSADYNSRRDGRVWDTTDFHRHPEAYKSTFGLFAPVTDLLIACAFWHPAAPRLFELADVGGPNFRINTIADVTCDVNGSIPITQRSTSIPDPAFDYDPTTGVLAPPYSGPQNITVMAVDNLPCELPRNASRDFGRQLLDHVFPQFFNGDAGGVLARATIAMEGKLTERFGYLAGYAGAGR
- a CDS encoding Uma2 family endonuclease — its product is MAVITQLSQLDPNQSYTYADYLSWRFTEFVELVKGKLLRPMAGPSPRHQQYSTNLVAEIHPFLKGKACRVYAAPFDVRLITGGGNGDEEIRTVVQPDICVVCDLGKIDSRGCVGAPDWIIEILSPGNAGHDTKTKFDLYQESGVREYWIVFPGINTVTAYVLENERYELAAEYAAPGPMPVATLPGLALEWADLFDDL